In the genome of Hyphomicrobium sp. CS1GBMeth3, the window CTATTCGGCAAAGGAAGGCAATACAAGTCATATGGTGCTGCTCGGGCTGGTCGCCGGGCTCATCTACCTCCGGCGTCAGCGAGATATTGCCGCCGGCGTGGTGCTCGGGGTATGCGCGCTCATCAAGCTGCCGCTTCTCATCTTCGGCGCCTACTTCGTCTTGCGGCGGAACTGGCGGGCCGTCGCGGGCTTTTCCGGCGTCCTTGCGTTGTCCGGGCTGCTCTCGATCCTGATCTTCGGGTGGGAGCTCAATCAGCGCTGGTTCGAGCTGTGCGTGCTGCAGTTCGGCAGCAACCCCATCGGCGCCTTCAACGTGCAATCGATCCCGAGCTTCCTCATACGCCTGGATGCCGGCCCGGAGGTTCTTCGCGACTGGTCCGCGGTGGAGATCGCTCCGCTGCAGAGGTTCGTTGGCACGGGGCTGGTGCTGCTGATGGCTCTTGCTGCCATCGCCGTCTGCGCGAGACTGTCGGACGCCGAGAACGAGCCTCGGCCTCAAGAACTAGTCGCACTCGAGTACGCCTTGGTGGTCGTCCTGTCGGTAGTTTCGAGCCCCATGTCCTGGTCGCACTACTATTGCTGGCTTCTCGTCCCGATCGCGCTGTTTCTCAGCCCCAGCTCCGCCGTAGCAGCGACGCCGCTTGCCCGCCGTGTGATATGGGCGGCCATTTTCCTGATCTCGCCCGCGGTCGTGCTGCTGTCGTTTGAAACGCCGGCCATCGAGACCCTTTACGTCAAGGTCTTGCTCTCGCACCTTTTGGCCGGGGGATTGATCGTCTACGGGATCTTGATCTGGGCGCTCGCGCGAGCCGAGCCCAGACACGTCCACAGCGGCGTGGCGAGAGTAATTCATTGATTGCCAGTTCGGGGCGGCGCGGTCTCTTTTCCGCCTCGGAATTCCCTAGGGATGCTTGCTGGCCGGATTTCGCGCCAATTCGCCACGACCCACTCGACATTCCATCGCAGTCCATCCAGGACTCCCTCCCTGCGTTCTGAACGGAAGGCGGCGGCACGTGTCGCCGAATGGCAACGTGCTGTTTGAATGGATGTACGATCCTGCGGCCTGGGCGGGCGTAGCGACGCTGGTCTTGCTCGAGATCGTCCTCGGAATAGACAATCTCGTCTTCATCGCGATCCTGGCGGACAAGCTGCCGCCCGAGCAGCGGGAGCGCGCCAGGTTCATCGGACTGTCGCTCGCGCTGCTGATGCGGCTCGCGCTCCTGGCCTCCATCGCCTGGATCGTCACGCTCACATATCCGCTCTTCACGATTCTCGGATCGGAGATCTCCTGGCGCGACGTCATTCTGATTCTCGGCGGCGCGTTCCTGCTGTTCAAAGGCACCATGGAGCTGCACGAGCGCCTTGAGGGCGCGCACGCCAAGAAGGCGAGCACCGGGCATCATGCCGTCTTCTGGCAAGTCATCGCGCAGATCGTCGTGCTCGATGCGGTGTTCTCGCTCGACAGCGTGATCACGGCCGTCGGCATGGTGAACGAAGTCTCGATCATGGTGATCGCGGTCACCATCGCGATCGGCGTCATGATGGTTGCGAGCGGGCCGCTCATGGCATTCGTGAGCCGCCACCCGACTGTGGTCATCCTCTGCCTGGGCTTCCTCCTGATGATCGGCTTCAGCCTCATCGTGGAAGGCTTTGGCGTGCACATCCCGAAGGGCTACCTCTACGCCGCCATCGGCTTCTCGATCCTGATCGAGGCCGCCAATCAGATGGGGCGTCGCAACGTCGTCAAACGGGTGACGACGACCGATCTCAGGCTGCGCACGGCGCAAGCCGTTCTGCGCATC includes:
- a CDS encoding glycosyltransferase family 87 protein, with the protein product MSGSLLALVLLVQLGGLLAGIALLRSPGLALRSPRTNVAVATVISAAMAAFVFAVSEPGLLFNDFRKAYYPAGQVILEQPGALAPLIDSISFVNLPIVAYLFAPFGILPFKGAAIAFLLLGFAMSLWAWKLLALEARLEHRQQWLLLFLFAANGPLLYSAKEGNTSHMVLLGLVAGLIYLRRQRDIAAGVVLGVCALIKLPLLIFGAYFVLRRNWRAVAGFSGVLALSGLLSILIFGWELNQRWFELCVLQFGSNPIGAFNVQSIPSFLIRLDAGPEVLRDWSAVEIAPLQRFVGTGLVLLMALAAIAVCARLSDAENEPRPQELVALEYALVVVLSVVSSPMSWSHYYCWLLVPIALFLSPSSAVAATPLARRVIWAAIFLISPAVVLLSFETPAIETLYVKVLLSHLLAGGLIVYGILIWALARAEPRHVHSGVARVIH
- a CDS encoding TerC family protein; translated protein: MSPNGNVLFEWMYDPAAWAGVATLVLLEIVLGIDNLVFIAILADKLPPEQRERARFIGLSLALLMRLALLASIAWIVTLTYPLFTILGSEISWRDVILILGGAFLLFKGTMELHERLEGAHAKKASTGHHAVFWQVIAQIVVLDAVFSLDSVITAVGMVNEVSIMVIAVTIAIGVMMVASGPLMAFVSRHPTVVILCLGFLLMIGFSLIVEGFGVHIPKGYLYAAIGFSILIEAANQMGRRNVVKRVTTTDLRLRTAQAVLRILGGARGHQTSEEVAAIISTAGDETAFSSEERSMIERVLTLAQRPVRSIMVPRVDVIWLDAGDGRDTVLAEIRQSGRSRFPVCRGDVDTVLGIVHAKDLLAQAEGAFDLAGATRQPLYVSESMPVLKLLEQFKTSPIHMAIVLDEYGTFEGIVTPTDILAMIAGDLPEIAGEEIPMVDQRADGAWLLDGRLPIDELERALDTTGIQAEAADYTTLGGFVLAQLGRLPEAGDTFTWGDWRFEVVGLDGHRVDKVLAAPLAS